Proteins encoded by one window of Candidatus Methanoperedens sp.:
- a CDS encoding (Fe-S)-binding protein, whose protein sequence is MSNAQSCYQCGKCTSICPMRRVSRTSPRSSIYNANIYGLETQDLWTCLTCGLCPQECPQQVDFLGFIRDERQGKQPLSIAHLGVFTELAELSSKLNGNTAANITAKSGDSKIGYFPGCVDSLDLFLHDVKTNFGEITTSSVRLLEKLGMKPQVLNMKCCGHDVLWQGKKDAFDGLKAYNKNYIKESGIDTLVTSCAECYRTFSKDYDLGIKVVHTSQLWDKLGLNINADVTYHDPCRLGRHMGEFDAPRKALVSNGVTLKEMEHSKEKALCCGVSNFMNCNEQTKALRIARMNEAEATGAKTLITTCSKCLAHFNCLKSEKDAVKKYDFDVVDLSVFLARQLEAGK, encoded by the coding sequence ATGAGTAACGCACAATCATGTTATCAGTGTGGTAAATGCACATCCATATGCCCCATGCGGCGAGTGTCAAGAACATCTCCTCGAAGCTCCATTTACAATGCTAATATCTATGGGCTTGAGACACAGGATCTCTGGACATGCCTGACATGCGGATTATGTCCGCAGGAATGTCCCCAGCAGGTGGATTTCCTGGGTTTTATCAGGGACGAACGGCAGGGAAAACAGCCTCTTTCTATTGCGCATCTTGGCGTGTTCACTGAGCTTGCTGAGTTGAGTTCAAAACTCAATGGGAACACTGCTGCTAATATTACTGCTAAATCCGGCGATTCAAAAATCGGATACTTTCCCGGCTGCGTGGACTCACTTGATTTATTCCTGCATGATGTCAAAACCAATTTCGGGGAAATAACAACTTCATCTGTCAGGCTCCTTGAAAAACTGGGTATGAAACCCCAGGTCCTGAATATGAAATGCTGCGGCCATGATGTCCTCTGGCAGGGAAAAAAAGATGCCTTTGATGGCCTTAAGGCATATAATAAAAATTACATAAAGGAAAGCGGTATAGATACCCTTGTAACAAGCTGCGCCGAATGCTACCGCACTTTTTCAAAGGATTATGACCTGGGGATAAAAGTAGTTCATACATCACAGCTCTGGGATAAACTGGGATTGAATATCAATGCTGATGTTACATATCATGACCCTTGCAGGCTGGGAAGGCACATGGGAGAATTTGATGCGCCGCGAAAAGCGCTCGTCTCAAACGGTGTCACGCTAAAAGAGATGGAGCATTCAAAGGAAAAAGCCCTGTGCTGCGGTGTGAGCAATTTCATGAACTGCAATGAGCAGACAAAAGCGCTTCGGATTGCAAGGATGAATGAGGCTGAGGCAACAGGCGCAAAGACCCTTATCACCACATGTTCAAAATGCCTTGCTCATTTTAATTGCCTGAAGAGTGAAAAAGATGCGGTAAAGAAGTATGATTTTGATGTTGTTGACCTTAGCGTATTCCTCGCAAGACAACTGGAGGCGGGAAAATGA
- a CDS encoding heterodisulfide reductase subunit C, with product MIKSSDLDPNFKYEISNEPGGENIKKCFNCTGCTVGCPVMEIDKTYNPRMIIRKALLGMRKEVLTDDSLWLCASCYICYERCPQDVKITEVIGAIRAIAQREAKAGKIKLTNEKPLFDHLFIDSVKSNGKWYEAGVSGTFMLKTKGIGGAIGYAPMGFELFKKRKLSILPHKIKGTKEIKRIFEEVEKK from the coding sequence ATGATTAAATCAAGCGATCTTGATCCGAATTTCAAATATGAGATATCAAATGAACCAGGCGGTGAAAATATAAAGAAATGCTTTAACTGTACAGGTTGTACGGTTGGCTGCCCGGTTATGGAAATAGATAAAACATATAATCCGCGCATGATAATCCGGAAAGCCCTTCTTGGAATGAGAAAGGAAGTCCTGACCGATGATTCGTTGTGGCTCTGCGCCTCATGTTATATCTGCTATGAACGCTGCCCGCAGGATGTTAAAATAACCGAAGTGATAGGAGCAATAAGGGCGATAGCCCAGCGCGAGGCAAAAGCCGGGAAAATTAAGCTCACAAATGAAAAACCACTGTTCGATCATCTGTTTATTGATTCTGTAAAAAGTAATGGCAAATGGTATGAAGCAGGGGTCAGCGGCACATTCATGCTTAAAACAAAAGGTATCGGAGGAGCAATCGGGTATGCTCCTATGGGATTTGAATTATTCAAAAAGAGAAAATTGAGTATCCTGCCCCATAAGATTAAAGGAACAAAAGAAATAAAGCGCATTTTTGAGGAAGTGGAGAAGAAATGA
- a CDS encoding sarcinarray family MAST domain-containing protein, producing MKIRISILFFLIVLFLVIQIASAEENEYGIVRAWFNGQNATVETINGIKLKIGQPIEVKVEVISKIKGDTSLKLKEPGVTKAFDVLSGPSQEEEWLTNMNIESGWSKTYTWKLVPNGAWKGGNAPINIVVQFNKGMNDKTIQFTIANPYILDEQYSGAATTPAPEITGTGAPAKETPFPSVVFTLAILLAISCRRRG from the coding sequence ATGAAAATTAGAATATCAATATTGTTTTTTTTAATAGTTTTATTTTTGGTTATTCAAATAGCATCAGCTGAAGAAAATGAATATGGTATCGTTAGAGCATGGTTTAACGGACAAAATGCTACTGTAGAAACAATAAATGGCATTAAACTTAAAATTGGACAACCTATTGAGGTAAAGGTTGAAGTAATTTCAAAAATTAAAGGCGACACTTCATTAAAATTGAAAGAACCAGGAGTAACTAAGGCTTTTGATGTTTTAAGTGGACCAAGTCAAGAGGAAGAATGGCTAACAAACATGAATATAGAATCTGGTTGGTCAAAAACATATACTTGGAAATTAGTCCCTAATGGAGCTTGGAAAGGCGGAAACGCACCTATAAACATAGTGGTTCAATTCAATAAAGGAATGAATGATAAAACCATCCAATTCACCATCGCTAACCCCTACATCCTCGATGAGCAGTACTCCGGCGCCGCCACGACTCCCGCGCCGGAAATAACAGGAACTGGCGCTCCGGCGAAAGAGACGCCGTTTCCTTCAGTGGTGTTTACGCTGGCGATCTTGCTTGCTATCTCGTGCCGGAGGCGCGGATAA